The following coding sequences are from one Deltaproteobacteria bacterium window:
- a CDS encoding amidohydrolase family protein: protein MVVDFQHHYVPEQLARKKGLYSDKVAVATEGGVPRMTLHSKLYDAEAQLQDMDEAGVDVSVVSCHLGWDGNLEDCRVINDNYAELERRYDGRFVGLAHAPVLEGDKALDELDRAVLERGLHGVTITSQVGGLFLDAPELDRFYERVARLGVPIFVHPALVPKGYDSIQGYDLPRIIGREIDLTIATIRLIAGGVLDRHPELDFVIGHFGGGISALKDRLVAMAHRFGTLKHSFDEYFDRLYFDLSGFEGGITAFRCGLLGIRPERLVFATDYPQNFTGVSTQGGKGNQAIREYIDAVRNLDLAEQVKEDILGGTAARLLKLDR, encoded by the coding sequence GTGGTTGTAGATTTCCAACATCACTACGTGCCGGAGCAACTGGCCCGAAAGAAGGGCCTCTACTCCGACAAGGTCGCCGTGGCCACCGAAGGCGGGGTGCCGCGGATGACCCTTCACTCGAAGCTGTACGACGCGGAGGCGCAGCTCCAGGACATGGACGAGGCGGGGGTGGATGTGTCGGTGGTGTCCTGCCATCTGGGCTGGGATGGCAACCTTGAGGATTGCAGGGTCATCAACGACAACTACGCGGAGCTGGAGCGGCGGTACGACGGGCGGTTCGTGGGGCTGGCCCACGCGCCCGTCCTTGAAGGCGACAAGGCCCTGGACGAGCTGGATCGGGCGGTCCTGGAGCGGGGGCTCCACGGCGTGACCATCACTTCACAGGTGGGCGGGCTTTTTCTCGACGCGCCGGAGCTGGACCGGTTCTACGAGCGGGTGGCGCGCCTCGGCGTCCCGATATTCGTGCATCCGGCGTTGGTGCCCAAGGGGTATGATTCCATTCAGGGCTACGATTTGCCGCGCATCATCGGCCGGGAGATCGACCTCACCATCGCGACCATTCGCCTGATCGCCGGAGGGGTGCTGGACCGGCACCCGGAACTCGACTTCGTCATCGGTCACTTCGGCGGCGGCATATCGGCGCTCAAGGACCGGCTGGTGGCCATGGCGCACCGGTTCGGCACCCTGAAGCATTCGTTCGACGAGTATTTCGACCGGCTCTACTTCGACCTTTCGGGCTTCGAGGGCGGGATCACGGCCTTTCGTTGCGGGCTGCTGGGCATCCGGCCTGAACGGCTCGTGTTCGCCACGGACTATCCGCAGAACTTCACCGGCGTGAGTACGCAGGGCGGAAAGGGTAACCAGGCCATTCGCGAATACATCGACGCGGTCAG